The nucleotide window GCCCCGCTTCGACGCCATCGCCGCCGCCGAGCGGGTGGCGCAGACGCTGCTTCCGGACGCCGCCGCGCGCGACCGTCTCGGTGCCAGCCCGCGCAAGGAACTGGAGCTGCTGAGTGGCTCCGGCCTGCTGCCCCTGCTGAACCCGCAGGAGCACGGTGGGGGCGGCGGCAGCTTCACCGATGCGCTCCTGGCGGTGCGGGTGATCGGGCGGGCGGATGCCTCCATCGCCCAGCTGCTCGCCTATCATTATCTGCACCTCACCAACGCCTTGTGGCGGGCGACGCCGGAACAGGGCGCGGCGCTGTCGCGGGCCTCGGTGGCCGGCAACTGGTTCTGGGGCGGGGCCTCCAACCCGCGTGACCCGGAATCGCGGCTCACGGCGGTTGAGGACGGCTTCCGCCTCACCGGCCGCAAGACCTTTGCCTCCAACGCCGCGCTGGCCGACCGCATCACCCTGCGCGCCGAGCTGAACGACGGCTTCGCCGTGCTGGTGGTCCCCGGCGACCGGGAGGGTGTGACCCACGGCAACGACTGGGATGCCTTCGGCCAGCGCCTGTCGGAGAGCGGCACCATCACCTTTGCCGATGTGCATGTGGGCAAGGATGAAGTGCTGGGCGATCCCGCCGCCGCGCCGCCGCCGCGCACCAGCCTGGTGGTGCCGTTCCACCAGTTGCTCATCGTCAATTTCTACCTCGGCACCGCCGAGGGCGCGCTCAGTGAGGCCAACCGCTATATCCGCACTGTCTCGCGGCCGTGGCAGGCCTCCAACGTGGAGAAGGCGAGCCTCGATCCCTACATCCTCGAGCATTACGGCCTGC belongs to Xanthobacter autotrophicus Py2 and includes:
- a CDS encoding Acyl-CoA dehydrogenase type 2 domain (PFAM: acyl-CoA dehydrogenase domain protein; Acyl-CoA dehydrogenase type 2 domain~KEGG: rle:pRL90244 putative desulfurization protein) translates to MTRPSVVTFPAARSAASPAPRFDAIAAAERVAQTLLPDAAARDRLGASPRKELELLSGSGLLPLLNPQEHGGGGGSFTDALLAVRVIGRADASIAQLLAYHYLHLTNALWRATPEQGAALSRASVAGNWFWGGASNPRDPESRLTAVEDGFRLTGRKTFASNAALADRITLRAELNDGFAVLVVPGDREGVTHGNDWDAFGQRLSESGTITFADVHVGKDEVLGDPAAAPPPRTSLVVPFHQLLIVNFYLGTAEGALSEANRYIRTVSRPWQASNVEKASLDPYILEHYGLLDVDLRASLALADVAAERFEAAAARANDITLDERNIAAGAIYAAKVHSSRTALEITARIFELMGARATAGHYGFDRFWRNIRTHTLHDPVVYKAREVGNYALNGTITPTPLYS